Part of the ANME-2 cluster archaeon genome is shown below.
GCGTGCCTCTGCGAACTCTGCGGTTACCGTTGTATTTACTCCGCTCCAATCCGCTTTATGGCCTCCTGTTGCCCCGTCATGTGCACTTAACAGTCTACCCATTCCTGGTGCTACTACCTGTTGCAGGAGTTGATGTGGAGGTGAGCTGTGGTGGGAGTTGGGTGCGCTGGATGTTGTGCCGGTGGAGTGCGGTCATGGCTGTTAAAATATATAATTCATGTAATCTGAAAACATGTCCCGCGCCAACCTTCTCCTGGCGCACATATACCCTGGTGCGCGGATTTGAACCGAAAACTTTAACAAAGGTCATGAGGAGATAACTGGAGAGCGTCGAAAAAGTCGATATTTTGACGTATTTCAACCAGACCTAAAATTTCAATATGGCATAGCATAACGATTTACTGAGTTAACTTTTATTAAATGTTTTAATTTTTGTACTTTTCCGACAGTCTCAACTACATGATGAAAAGAGTAATTTTACATGTTTCCGGCAATATACAACGTGCTATATACAGGAGAAAAGTTATGTCCATAGCCAAAACGATTGGCATTACAGGAGCCATAATGAATCTTTTAGATGGTAGAATGAAGATTATAGCCGAATGGGATGATAATTTTGAATATCACCGGCTGCAGAATTTCAAATTCGGGGTGGATGTAGGTGTTCGTTGTGTGCACAGTCTGATATTTTAAAGTACGATCATTAATCTATCATGTCCATTGGACTTTTAGTCGCACTCTGATTTTAGTGTGTGTGCTCCAAAAGCAATAAAATGGCCTGTGCAGTCATGAAGTCACAGTATTTTTACAAAATAGCAGATTCCAAACGCGTAAGACGAACTTTAACCTCAGAGAGTTCCACACTCAAATTGGCAATTCTTTCCTGTGCGCCAGTATCGTGCTTTGATACGGCATGTGTGAGTTGATTAAAATTTTCATTTGTTTCCTGTTTGAAATTTTCTAATGTATCAATCATGACATCCTGTTTCCCAATCATTTTTGTCATTTCTCCCCTTGCAAGATCCAGCCGCTCACCCAATTCCTCGACAATATCCCCGCGTTTTATCTCAAAATATTCAAAATCCCCGGTAGCATCCTCGAAACTAACATCCAGGTCTTTCACATCAATGGGAAACATTTTTATCTTAATTAGCTCTATGAACGAATCGAGACTTGCATTCTCCCCTTCACATACGATCTTCACATCATATGGCTTAATATTTTCCACAAAACCAGTTAGATTCATTTCACGAGCTTCTTGTTCAACAACATCTCTGTAGCCCACCCTCTGGACATTACCTTTTGCGATAATTATTGCTCTTTGCATAACATCATTTTACTAATTGAATAGATAAAAAGATTTGCATCTACCTATAGCACATCATCAATATCAAT
Proteins encoded:
- a CDS encoding acylphosphatase codes for the protein MKRVILHVSGNIQRAIYRRKVMSIAKTIGITGAIMNLLDGRMKIIAEWDDNFEYHRLQNFKFGVDVGVRCVHSLIF
- a CDS encoding acylphosphatase, which produces MQRAIIIAKGNVQRVGYRDVVEQEAREMNLTGFVENIKPYDVKIVCEGENASLDSFIELIKIKMFPIDVKDLDVSFEDATGDFEYFEIKRGDIVEELGERLDLARGEMTKMIGKQDVMIDTLENFKQETNENFNQLTHAVSKHDTGAQERIANLSVELSEVKVRLTRLESAIL